The sequence below is a genomic window from Rhodococcus sp. 4CII.
TCGGACGAGGAGCCAACGACGTGACCGAAACGCACCAGACGCATGGGTCTGTGGCCCCTGGCGTCACGGGCGCGATCGGGCCGTCGGTGGTCGGTTCTCCGGCCCCCTCGGTCGCCGGTGCGTCCCCGCTCCCCGAATCGCGGGACATCCCCCAGGCTACGGTGACCCGCCTCGCGACCTACCTGCGGGTCCTCGGAGTGCTGTCGGAACGCGGCACGATCATCGTCTCCAGCGAGGAACTCGCCGCCGCCTCCGGGGTCGGCTCCGCGAAGCTCCGCAAGGACCTCTCCTTCCTCGGACCCAACGGCGTGCGCGGCGTCGGGTACGACGTGACACGCCTGCGAGCCCGCATCGAACGGGCGCTCGGCCTGGACCGCGGACACAAGGTGGTGCTCGTCGGCGTCGGGAACCTCGGCCAGGCCCTCGCCGGCTACGGCGGCTTCGGCCGCCGCGGCTTCTCCATGGTCGGACTGTTCGACAGCGACCCGGCCCGGGTCGGTGCGCCGGTGGGCGACCTCACCGTGCGGCACGTCGACGAACTCGAGCGGGCCTGCGCCGAACTCGAGGCCACCATCGGTGTCATCTCGACGCCGGACGAGGCGGCGCAGGAGGTGGCGGACCGGCTGGTCCGCGCCGGACTGCGCTGCATCCTCAGCTTCTCACCGACCTCGCTCGACGTTCCCGATCACGTCGAGATGCGCCGCGTCGACCTCGCCGTCGAAATGCAGGTTCTCTCGTTCAACAGCGCACGCAACACGGAATCGGTACCCACCGCTCCCCGCGTGCGCATCGGACATTCTGCTGTCCCGTCCACCGCACCAAGAAACGGATCAGTGATCGCGCCGTGAGTGTTCTGCTTGTCGGGGTCTCGCACAGGACGGCCCCGGTGCCGGTGCTCGAGCGGGTGGCTGTCACCGACACCGATCGCCCGAAGTTGACGGACAAGCTTCTGGCGTCGTCGCACATCTCCGAGGCGATGATCGTCTCCACCTGCAACCGGGTGGAGATCTACGCCGTCGTCGATGCGTTCCACGGTGCGCTCAC
It includes:
- a CDS encoding redox-sensing transcriptional repressor Rex; translation: MPVGRGANDVTETHQTHGSVAPGVTGAIGPSVVGSPAPSVAGASPLPESRDIPQATVTRLATYLRVLGVLSERGTIIVSSEELAAASGVGSAKLRKDLSFLGPNGVRGVGYDVTRLRARIERALGLDRGHKVVLVGVGNLGQALAGYGGFGRRGFSMVGLFDSDPARVGAPVGDLTVRHVDELERACAELEATIGVISTPDEAAQEVADRLVRAGLRCILSFSPTSLDVPDHVEMRRVDLAVEMQVLSFNSARNTESVPTAPRVRIGHSAVPSTAPRNGSVIAP